TGCCTGTGGGAGAGTTACATTAAACCACAGTCCCAGATCCTTCCATCACTGTAGAtctctgctccttcccgcacTTGTGTCCTTCTACCTATTTCTCAAGCCTCCCAAAGCTTCCTAGCTCTGAGCTTGCTTATTCATCCCACCCTTAAACCTATTAAAAGTTGTGTCTTGCAAGTTCTCCTCATGTCCAGCACacccacagctgctgttccGCTCCCTGTACTCTGCTAAtcattttccctcctttctgtcTCCTCCTACATTCCCGCTGGCTGACAGCATTACTCACACTCTTGCTGATACACAACAAATAATCCCACTAGTTTCCACTGCACACCAAGATGCACTCCTTCTCTGGATGAAATTTCAGAATCCTGAATGCCTGGTTAAACCACTTTCCAGGGTGGTTCTGACTgctttgcaaaagaagaaactgaatcTAGTTTAGCTTTTCCTGAATAGCAGTTCAGATCACTGCTTTGCCATGTAAAATGCAGTGTTCTCCAATCTATCTTTCAATTTCTGAGTTTCTTTccgccccttcccccccaccacTCAAATAAAACTCTTCAGCAAATTGGATGATGTGAATCCGGGTGTGGGACActgtgattttaatttctttttagttCAATGATTGTTTTGAGTTTTACTTACAGTGTCAGTTCCTGAATCATAAGAGTTTGTTAGAGTAATGATTCATTCAAGCTCGAGGCGTTGCAATTGTTCTCTTGCTTAAACAGTTCCTTTGTGACCACTTGAAGAAGCGTGAACTGAAAATGATATGTAGATGCTGAAGTGCCTTTGAAAATTGAAATACAGAGTGCCAGTGTAGGGCTGTGGTTGGTGCGCTTAAAAACGATGTCGATAACCCaaccagaaaataaatgcacatcAGCTCAAAAAATTAGAGAAGGTGagattttctcctttgaatACTCGGGTGTTTCTTTTACTGAACAGAGGAGTTCTGCAACGTCTGATGGTTGAACGATTATATTATTCACTGACTGGTGGACAGGTAGGTGTGCGCAGAATTCCCTTGGTTAGGTGGAGCTGTTTCTGTGGAACCGGGGGATCATATATTTAGTCACATAGGGAAGTCAGGATGTGCAGTTGCCAACAAGCTCCATGTCTTTTACCTCGCTGATATACTGGCCAGTTACCACGCCCATAGTATTTTAAATGTACCAATCACTGCTGCGGTGATCAAACCAGTTTTATTGACATTCCATCATTTTCAtcatgaaaatatgaaatagaaaGACAAATTGTGTGTTTCTGAATGTTCCCTATCTTTCAGATCTTTCTATGTCCTTCTTCAGTCCTTCTGTGATTGTGCGTACGATACTATTGATGAGTCAAAGAGGTGGGCAtcaagaaagcaagaagaaactAGAGACATCACCAAGTGAGACCATGaaggcagaagaagaaaattataaaGAAGACAGAGAGCTGAAGAGTGAAGACTGGAGGCCACCATCAGTCTTCGGTGTTGCAGACTTAAAAAACAGTaatcaagttttgttttttctttgcacaCATATTTGCTGGCTCTGATGCCTTTGGTTCCATTCTCTGTCTTTGggcttcatttcttcctttaccCCTTTGCTGAGGAATATGCAGATAATTATCATTTTGCACTGTCAAGTAACCATTTTGGGTTTTGATAGGGacttacacagaatcacagaatcacagaatgactcgggttggaagagacctcaaggatcacgaagctccaacccccctgcctggcagggccaccaagcTTTGCCTATCGATTTGCTAAACCATAGAGTAGGTCCTAGTTACTATCCTGTGTCAGTAGATTGGCTCCCAAGAAGCTGCCTTCAGTATTTCAGGTGTACATTCTGTTCAGTATCATGTAGATCTCTCCTTACCACTGACTGTACGTGTTTCACAGCTGTTCTGAGTTTctgttccatttcctttctcctgaCATCAGACGAtaaacttttcctttctgctggtTTGCTGGTATTGCTTTGGGGCACAGAATACACTTTCTTTCTATATGCAGTGCAAACAGCTGTGAGTTACTTTTTCCACTTCTCTCAGGCTAGATCCTTTCTTCAAAACTGAGACAAAAAATATAGCAGAGGTAGACTGAAAGGGTATCTTGAAGCTTGTGTAGTAGACACTTAACGCGTGGTCTCCGCATGCAGCTCCTTATTCTGTTGATAAGCCTGGCTGTTTAAGAGGCTGAATAAAAATGTTCATACAGGCAGCCTTTGTCATCTGTCTACTTTAAGCGTGTTATGAGAGGACTGAAAGTAGAGGAACCGGGAGATGTCTGAGCATCGTAATCCAGGCTGACTtggattttcctttcagttattaaaagaaaacagtgttatCTGCTTGAGGAAAGTAGGCTGGGCCCTCTCTCAGGTCTGAGCAAGATGCTGAAGCTGGGCACTGAATGGCTGAATATGTACAAAGATGAATTCGCTATCGTTAAATGGttctcactttcttttcttgtcaccTGTCTTTGGACTCACTTCCTGTTTTCCTGTGCCTACAGGAGCTGTTGGACTGTACAACATTGGACAGACCTGCTGTCTGAACTCGCTGCTCCAAGCGTTCTTCATGAACATACACTTCACAAAGATACTGCGAAGGTACTGCCTGCTTCAACTGCCTGAGATGGTTCTGTTGTTGCCCCGCTGCCTCTGGTTCTTTTTTATATGGAACATACATTAGAAGGACTGACTTATTAAGAAGTGCTACATACTTCCATCTCACTCAGAAAGATCTCTACCTTCTTGTGCCTCTTACTTTACAGACTAGGGCCTACAGAGGCAAAAGTTGTGGTTTTCTGACTTGTTAGTCATCTCTCATGCAATGTTTGCACACTGAGAAATTGCAGGCTTGAACTTAAAATCGTAGCTTTGCTTTAGAACTGTCATTTTGCACTGTGGGCTGAGCTAGTGCAGGTGTTTGCTTCCCATCTTTCCTTATTTTGCTGAAAACACGCCCATGTGTTTCCTCTTGAATTGCTATCTGTGCCATCTACCTCTGCTCCTTCACGTGTGATATCTAATATTCCTCCTTTGTGCTGCTTGGTTACCattcattttacttctttttataGGATCTCAGTGCCAGTGTATGGTACACAAAAGGAGAATAATGTCCCATACcaaatgcttttgctgctggagaagatgcagtgtggaaagcagaaagcagtttcTCCCACAGAGCTTGCTATCTGTCTTCTAAGACACAGAGTGGAAAGTAAGCAACCACTTTCTCATGCCCacctctgcctgcaggctgGGAATGTTATCAAGCAGTAGAAAGCGGTGCAGGCCTTGGCATCTCATTGAGAGATTCAGAAATGCAAGGAGTAGGTACATGATGATGCAGTGCCCTTTATAGCTACCTCCCTGTCATGAGTGAGGTGCTATGTCTTACTTCTGAGTTACTTTGCTGGTGTCTAAAGGATGCAAAGGTGACTAGCCTGCTAGAAGACTCAGCTGTTGATACTGGACAGAGTGAAAGGGTTATGCAAGACATAGAGAGGATGGCTTATGGCTTGATTTCTCTTGCTATACTATTGTAATAACAGTGCAACAGCTGCTATTTCTTATTAGAAAGAAGGGATCAGGCTGGAAAGATACTGAGCTCACCCAAATCCCCAGGGATCCTATTCCTGTTCCTTGTTACAAGCGCTAAGAGAAGAACTCACTGACCTACCCTCCCATCTGGACATGGGCATGAATGAGAGAAACAGTTATATGCGCGAGTCACCAGTAGGGATGAGGCACTGAGGGTAGTTGTGCAAATATGGGTGGTGATTTGCATACAAGTGCTCTGATCTTTATATAAACAGCCAAAAGAGGGCAATTCTGAAAGGGACAGTCAATAACCAGCCCAGATGTGTATGAAGGAGGAGCATGAGCTAACCTTAGTATTTCTATTAATGTAATTCTTCCCTCTGAGGTTTTGCTTTCTGCCCTCTCTATTTCACTTAAAGAGAGATGCCCAACTCAATGCGGCATCAATCAGGCTTATCCTCTGGTAGGTTATAGGCATATGCTAGGCTCTGTGTCCTGCTGACAGAGATGTTCCTCTTGCAATGCGTAGTTCAATGGGGTAATCAAGCCCTCCCATCTTTTCCCACTATTTGCTCAAGTCATATGAAGACACTGTAGCTTGTCTCCAGACTAAGCTCTGTCCCTGGTAGAAGGTGGCAATGGAAGAGAACACAGGTTCTAATGGGGAAGAACAAATCTTCCTTTGCCATCTGTGGAAAACATGCTTGGCACTCTTGGTAATACTGATTaagtttgtgttttctgtttgtccaGTGTTTGTACAGTGTGATGCTGCCCAACTCTTTTTGACTCTTTGGAACTTGTTaaagaagcagatgaaaaacCCAGAGCTGGTAAGGATGGTCAGTGAAGTGAACAACGGGCTCCTTGGCCTTTGCCATATGAGcgtttttctgtttctccaagAAGAATCCCATTCATTGTCAATTATCCTAAATGAAATTCTTGGAGTTATCTCCCATCTAAGTATTCCCTCTCATATTTAAATGTGGACAATCTTGATCTCATGGACTTCATCAGTTTTAATCACACTTCTATTGCTCCTACATTTAGAGCATGCCAGGTTCTCCTTTCTAACAGGAGAGTCTATTAATAAACGATAAGACTGATCTTTTAGCAACACCAAATGTAGTGAACTTGCATGTCTTTACTTCCCAAATTTCTGTGAGAACTGACATGTCTTTACACAGTTCCTTCATTCTTTGAAGTCAGCCTTGTACATTTCATTACTCTTTCATTACATGAAACATACTCTGTGTACATTTCATAACTCTTGGTATGTATGTGACAGTTCCTCCAAAGAGAATGGTgtgaagtaagaaaaaaagggtCTGTTCCTCAAACCAGTATCCTAGTTCTGCTCACATACAAGACAGATTCCTGTTACTATTCCAAGCAGAACaataaaattgcatttaaagCAGACATTTAGCTGTCCTTTTATAGGAGATGTCTTTCACCTCTGTtagggggggaggggaaagagcTGTTCTCCTTTAAATGGTGAGAACTGTCTACTCCACAGAAGTCAGCCTCAGATCTGGGTTCAAGCCTTGAAGTACCAACACTTCATGAAGTGACATGTCCCTTCCCACCCACAGAGGGAAATACCTCAGTTCTGTTCTTCACAGACCTTGTTTTGGCCATTGTTACCTCCTCCAGGTTGAAAAGCTGAGTGATTTGTACACCATCACTGTGCAGGAGCACCTGGCCTGTCAGATATGCTCTTCTGAAACAACCAGGAACAGCAGCATGTTAACCCTTCCAGTCCCATTACTTGCTTCTGACTCTTGCATGCTGAAGACTCTGGTAAGTTCAGTGATAGAAAGAAGACTCCCCTCTATTCAGTGTCAGAGACATCTCCCTGTAGGACTGGTGTCTCCCAGTACTTATCCAGAGAATCTCAGCAGATTATCTGGTTCCATTTTctcattcactttttttttttttgcttgttttgaggGCTTTTAAAattctccagaaaaaaaagtctgttcagttttggagaaagaaaataaaatctttgaagCTCCTTTTGGAGGGGGCTGTTGACTAAATACTCAGTGGGATTCAAAGACTTACACTATGTGGTGATGTGTACTGGTGACAGCTTAGCTAGCGTAGTGAAGTGCCCTAGATAAGTTTTAGTCCCCCACCAGGCACACTGCATTCGCCCAGTGCAGCGTTCTTTTACTGTTAAGACAGTACTGCTATTTGATATCCAGATGTAGAAGTGATGGTGGCTGTTGCAAATAGAAAGTGGATGTTTCAGGTGACAGTGGACaataagatgaaagaaaaactggTCTGTCTTCTTAGGAGGAGTGCCTGCAGTGCTTTTTCCATTCCG
The sequence above is a segment of the Excalfactoria chinensis isolate bCotChi1 chromosome 1, bCotChi1.hap2, whole genome shotgun sequence genome. Coding sequences within it:
- the USP18 gene encoding ubl carboxyl-terminal hydrolase 18 isoform X1, whose protein sequence is MRLRGKAEGRPWLRALEGLAGTDLSMSFFSPSVIVRTILLMSQRGGHQESKKKLETSPSETMKAEEENYKEDRELKSEDWRPPSVFGVADLKNRAVGLYNIGQTCCLNSLLQAFFMNIHFTKILRRISVPVYGTQKENNVPYQMLLLLEKMQCGKQKAVSPTELAICLLRHRVEMFVQCDAAQLFLTLWNLLKKQMKNPELVEKLSDLYTITVQEHLACQICSSETTRNSSMLTLPVPLLASDSCMLKTLEECLQCFFHSEELTGHNMCFCEHCGKKTPFQQSVKLVHLPQTLTIHLKRFCFGRSAYIHKISNCLSFPQDLDFNAVLTEQQYQAYDNEKASWQYELFAVVAHSGSTSCGHYCAYIRSLTECKWYCFNDSLVEQVSWDDVRSTYGHSDLNWGQTAYLLFYMKKHSQ
- the USP18 gene encoding ubl carboxyl-terminal hydrolase 18 isoform X2, translated to MRLRGKAEGRPWLRALEGLAGTDLSMSFFSPSVIVRTILLMSQRGGHQESKKKLETSPSETMKAEEENYKEDRELKSEDWRPPSVFGVADLKNRAVGLYNIGQTCCLNSLLQAFFMNIHFTKILRRISVPVYGTQKENNVPYQMLLLLEKMQCGKQKAVSPTELAICLLRHRVEMFVQCDAAQLFLTLWNLLKKQMKNPELVEKLSDLYTITVQEHLACQICSSETTRNSSMLTLPVPLLASDSCMLKTLEECLQCFFHSEELTGHNMCFCEHCGKKTPFQQSVKLVHLPQTLTIHLKRFCFGRSAYIHKISNCLSFPQDLDFNAVLTEQQYQAYDNEKDQLAVDITVPIFEVSPSANGIASTILLLNRCRGTMLEVPMGIQTSTGDKQHISCFT